In the genome of Enterococcus hirae ATCC 9790, one region contains:
- a CDS encoding AAA domain-containing protein → MFSISMNGQDKTNQIIDWKLWEKDNKLMVTVYFPSGKSFWKPLDLCKITPQKEIHAGLLSKEENVYQQIDKATEYGNKYIVVNYPNDQKKYVMKSEKVSIISSSDLKNEDIFSYFTEIVKERVRNASPENKTMTKNIERQLEKITPYKGTALHSYCYGKNEARNSLKHLIFPFGLNESQLKAVENAFSSQISIIEGPPGTGKTQTILNIIANILINKKSVAIVSNNNPAVENVYEKMAKKELDYLIAKLGCSTNRTEFFAGVKEVPRYNSNSAATPIKEIDDILAKVKASLATQNKVAQLTAEISELLVEKKYLEEWHEENTLVELMDVERYKLSPEKTSDLLAYMNYLSQIKFSFKERFRLLLGFRIFRTKFLNTYTERINFIYSLQFHYYEKTLQQKEQQLQKYKNDLNRDNFEKLLEELTNKSMQFLKQQLSKSIPSNSNFTADSYKKEFSNFIKRFPVIGSSAHSIINSIAEGAILDYIIIDEASQQDIVPGILSLGCAKNIIVVGDRKQLPHIPEKTEIKAPSNDYECTKYSLLDSFINVFKEKVPITLLKEHYRCHPKIIQFCNQQFYNNQLIPMTIDEGEASIELIITSKGNHTRKRANLREIESLVEVGWSDEKDIGFIAPYNNQVNLAGKYLPEEFARATIHKFQGRECKEIIFSTVLDKKKSSQASIDFVDNPHLVNVAVSRAINKFTLVTGNQVFTKNNKSLAALVRYIKYYASDQYIYDSPVISAFDLLYKEYDRSLEKLNTQLNLKDSYFKSERIMAALLRDILRTDEFASLTFHMQINLIQLVSIKNNSFTDREIEFMKQKSSCDFVIYYKIGKIPIGVIEVDGSSHDDKVQQERDRLKNIILEKAEIPLLRLKTTEGNIERKTKSF, encoded by the coding sequence ATGTTTTCCATATCTATGAATGGACAAGACAAAACGAATCAAATAATTGATTGGAAGCTCTGGGAAAAAGACAATAAACTAATGGTAACTGTTTATTTCCCGTCAGGTAAATCGTTTTGGAAGCCATTAGATTTATGTAAAATTACACCACAAAAAGAGATACATGCAGGTCTTTTATCTAAAGAAGAAAATGTTTATCAACAAATAGATAAAGCCACTGAATACGGGAATAAGTATATTGTTGTAAACTATCCAAATGACCAAAAAAAGTATGTCATGAAGTCAGAAAAAGTAAGTATTATTTCGAGTTCTGATTTGAAAAATGAGGATATATTTTCTTATTTTACTGAAATTGTAAAAGAGCGTGTTCGTAATGCTAGTCCAGAAAATAAAACTATGACCAAAAATATAGAAAGGCAATTGGAAAAAATCACTCCTTACAAAGGAACAGCGTTGCATTCGTATTGCTATGGTAAAAATGAGGCTAGAAATTCTTTGAAACATTTGATTTTTCCCTTTGGATTGAATGAGAGTCAATTAAAAGCTGTTGAAAATGCTTTTTCCTCTCAAATTAGTATTATTGAAGGTCCTCCTGGTACAGGGAAGACACAAACTATTTTAAATATCATTGCAAATATTTTAATAAATAAAAAATCTGTTGCAATTGTTTCAAATAACAATCCAGCAGTTGAAAATGTGTATGAGAAGATGGCTAAAAAAGAACTAGACTACCTTATTGCGAAATTAGGGTGTTCAACTAATAGGACAGAATTCTTTGCAGGGGTAAAAGAAGTTCCTCGTTATAATTCAAATTCTGCAGCTACTCCTATAAAGGAAATTGATGATATTTTAGCGAAGGTGAAAGCAAGTCTGGCTACACAAAATAAAGTAGCGCAATTGACCGCAGAAATCAGCGAGCTGCTTGTTGAGAAAAAGTACTTAGAAGAATGGCATGAAGAAAATACACTTGTAGAGTTAATGGATGTCGAAAGATACAAATTAAGTCCAGAGAAAACTTCTGATTTACTTGCATATATGAATTATCTTTCTCAAATAAAATTTTCTTTTAAAGAGAGATTCCGCTTATTGCTAGGGTTTAGAATATTTAGAACTAAGTTTTTAAATACTTATACTGAACGAATAAATTTTATTTATTCTCTACAATTTCATTATTATGAAAAAACGTTACAACAAAAAGAGCAGCAATTACAAAAATATAAGAACGATTTGAATAGGGATAATTTCGAAAAATTATTAGAAGAGTTAACGAATAAATCAATGCAATTTCTCAAGCAACAATTATCAAAATCAATTCCATCTAATTCAAATTTTACCGCAGATAGCTATAAAAAGGAGTTCAGTAATTTTATTAAACGTTTTCCAGTGATTGGCAGTAGTGCACATTCGATTATTAATTCTATAGCAGAGGGAGCGATATTAGACTATATCATTATCGACGAAGCATCACAGCAAGATATCGTTCCGGGGATTTTGAGTCTGGGCTGTGCAAAGAATATTATTGTGGTGGGTGATCGCAAACAACTTCCTCACATACCTGAAAAGACAGAAATCAAGGCGCCTTCTAATGATTACGAATGTACAAAATATAGTTTACTGGATTCTTTTATCAATGTATTTAAAGAGAAAGTGCCGATTACTTTGCTGAAAGAGCACTATAGATGCCATCCTAAAATTATCCAATTTTGCAATCAGCAATTTTACAATAATCAATTAATCCCTATGACTATCGATGAAGGAGAAGCATCCATTGAACTAATTATCACATCTAAAGGAAACCATACAAGAAAACGAGCTAATTTGCGGGAAATTGAGTCTTTAGTGGAAGTTGGCTGGTCAGATGAGAAAGACATCGGATTTATTGCTCCTTATAACAATCAAGTGAATTTAGCTGGGAAGTATCTACCAGAAGAGTTTGCTAGAGCAACTATTCATAAATTTCAAGGAAGAGAATGTAAAGAAATTATTTTTTCAACAGTTTTGGATAAGAAAAAAAGCAGTCAAGCATCGATTGATTTTGTTGATAATCCGCATTTGGTGAATGTAGCTGTTTCTAGAGCCATCAATAAATTCACTTTAGTAACTGGTAATCAAGTGTTTACAAAGAATAATAAAAGTTTGGCAGCTTTAGTTAGATATATTAAGTACTATGCCTCTGATCAATACATCTATGATAGTCCAGTAATTTCTGCATTCGATTTATTATATAAGGAATATGATCGTTCTCTGGAAAAATTAAATACTCAATTAAATTTAAAGGACTCATATTTCAAATCTGAGCGGATTATGGCTGCCTTGTTGAGGGATATTTTAAGGACAGATGAATTTGCTTCTTTGACGTTTCATATGCAGATCAATTTAATCCAACTTGTCTCCATTAAAAATAATTCATTTACTGATAGAGAGATAGAATTCATGAAGCAAAAATCGAGCTGTGATTTTGTCATTTATTATAAGATCGGCAAGATTCCGATTGGAGTGATTGAAGTGGATGGAAGTAGTCATGATGATAAGGTGCAGCAAGAACGTGACAGGCTTAAAAATATTATTTTAGAAAAAGCTGAAATTCCTTTGCTTAGGTTGAAGACAACTGAAGGAAACATTGAGAGAAAAACAAAAAGTTTTTAA